A genomic stretch from Anomalospiza imberbis isolate Cuckoo-Finch-1a 21T00152 chromosome 9, ASM3175350v1, whole genome shotgun sequence includes:
- the DNAJC6 gene encoding auxilin isoform X1, translating to MSLLGSYRKKPGSDGYESLQLVDSGAERGGAGAGPGRSPGRQQQQQPQPRADGGGSTMDSSGASSPDMESSYGGGLLDMVKGGAGRLFSNLKDNLKDTLKDTSSKVMQSVASYTKGELDISYITSRIIVMSFPAEGVELGFRNHIEDVRTFLDSRHPDHYTVFNLSPKYYRSAKFHNRVSECSWPVRQAPSLHNLYAVCKNMHNWLQQNPKNVCVIHCMDGRAASAVLVSAMFCFCHLFSHPGPAVQLLNTKRPGIILWPSHRRYIGYICDLIADKPVIPHCKPLTIKSVTLSPVPCFNKQRNGCRPFCDILSGETRILTTSQEYERMKEYRVQEGKVLIPLGATVHGDVVVSVYHMRSTIGGRLQAKMTNTQIFQIQFHTGFIALGTTTLKFTKPELDACDSPDKYPQLFHVILDIEIQSADRQTELTPPWENFTTKDINPSILFSSHQEHQDTLALAGRGATDSPQDNIRNVGQSAFFSSLSWQDQKSDKSSSHPTSEDRAALVHEESEQSDDELLSLSSQHSNASGDKPHGTPKHSKKQQEPPAAPPPEDVDLLGLDGSPMSKSFPSQPSAAPSNSDLLNDLFGVGGPSSQSPAGAAAAAEEVFHVGAPGSVQSTPRRSAASASPCPSPRVGEATAFDPFGSSPKQTGPDLLGSFLGSSAVPGDPFLQATRSPSPTVHSDPFHMASSTPTVSIQPDVSSGWDWPNKAGGLGMGSKSAATSPTGSLHSTPTHQAKPQTLDPFADLGSLGASLAGGPSFASKPTTPTGMGGGFPPSPQKPPPQPMGGSGWQQGTGYGWQGAQPKGQPSVPHASPQNKPNYNVSFSATGAQGERGKGAANVDSKPKVSADFEDLLSGQGFNAHKDKKGPKTIAEMRKEEMAKEMDPEKLKVLEWIEGKERNIRALLSTMHTVLWAGETKWKPVSMADLVTPEQVKKVYRRAVLVVHPDKATGQPYEQYAKMIFMELNDAWSEFENQGQKPLY from the exons GTGCCTCGTCACCAGACATGGAGTCCAGCTATGGGGGAGGCCTGCTGGACATGGTGaaaggaggagcaggcaggCTCTTCAGCAACCTGAAGGACAACCTGAAGGACACCCTGAAGGACACTTCCTCCAAGGTCATGCAGTCTGTGGCCAG TTACACCAAGGGAGAGCTGGATATTTCCTACATTACCTCAAGGATCATAG TGATGTCTTTTCCTGCTGAGGGCGTGGAGCTGGGATTCAGGAACCACATTGAGGATGTCAGGACGTTCCTGGACTCCAGGCACCCCGACCACTACACCGTGTTCAACTTGTCACCCAAATATTATCGCAGTGCCAAGTTCCACAACAGG gtgtccgAGTGCAGCTGGCCCGTCCGGCAGGCGCCCAGCCTGCACAACCTCTACGCTGTGTGCAAGAACATGCACAACTGGCTGCAGCAGAACCCCAAAAACGTCTGTGTCATCCACTGCATG GACGGCCGTGCAGCCTCAGCAGTTCTGGTCAGTGCAATGTTCTGTTTCTGTCACCTGTTCTCCcatcctggccctgctgtgcagctgctgaaCACAAAGAGACCTGGAATTATACTGTGGCCATCTCACAGGAG GTACATAGGGTACATTTGTGACCTAATAGCTGACAAACCTGTCATCCCCCACTGCAAACCACTCACGATCAAGTCAGTCACcctcagccctgtcccctgcTTCAACAAGCAGCGCAACGGCTGCCGGCCCTTCTGCGACATCCTCAGCGGAGAGACCAGGATCCTCACCACCTCCCAGGAGTATGAGAGGATGAA AGAATACCGTGTGCAGGAAGGGAAGGTGCTGATCCCACTGGGAGCCACTGTCCATGGAGATGTTGTTGTCTCTGTCTACCACATGAGATCGACCATCGGGGGACGTCTCCAAGCCAAA atgaCCAACACACAAATATTCCAAATTCAATTTCATACCGGATTCATAGCCCTAGGAACAACCACTCTCAAATTCACCAA GCCTGAGCTGGATGCCTGTGACTCTCCAGACAAATATCCTCAGCTCTTTCATGTTATACTGGACATAGAAATACAGTCTGCAGACAGACAAACTGAATTAACTCCCCCATGGGAGAACTTCACAACAAAAGACATCAATCCCTCCATTCTCTTCTCCTCCCACCAGGAGCACCAGGACACTCTTGCTTTGGCAG gtagaGGTGCCACAGATTCCCCCCAGGATAACATCAGGAACGTTGGGCAGAGTGCATTCTTCTCCTCCCTCAGCTGGCAAG ATCAGAAATCTGACAAAAGTAGCTCTCACCCCACCTCAGAGGATCGAGCAGCGTTGGTGCATGAGGAAAGCGAACAGTCAGATGACGAACTCTTGTCCCTTTCCAGTCAGCACAGTAATGCCAGCGGTGACAAGCCCCACGGGACacccaaacacagcaaaaagcagcaagagcctccagcagcacctccccCTGAAGACGTGGACCTGCTGGGCCTGGATGGCAGCCCCATGAGCAAGAGCTTTCCCTCgcagcccagcgctgcccccTCTAACTCTGACCTGCTGAATGATTTGTTTGGGGTCGGAGGGCCGAgctcccagagccctgctggagctgctgctgctgctgaggaggttTTCCACGTGGGCGCACCTGGATCTGTGCAGTCGACCCCGCGGCGCTCAGCAGCTTCGGCATCCCCGTGCCCGTCCCCGAGGGTAGGAGAAG CCACTGCCTTTGATCCTTTTGGAAGTAGCCCCAAACAAACTGGTCCAGACCTCCTGGGCTCCTTCCTTGGCTCATCAGCTGTCCCTGGGGATCCTTTCCTTCAAGCCACAAGAAGCCCTTCACCAACTGTGCACAGCGATCCCTTTCACATGG CATCGAGCACTCCAACGGTTTCCATCCAACCAGATGTTTCCAGTGGTTGGGACTGGCCCAACAAAGCAG gTGGTCTAGGAATGGGAAGTAAGTCTGCTGCCACCAGTCCTACAGGATCCCTCCACAGCACTCCCACTCATCAGGCTAAACCCCAAACACTGGATCCATTTGCTGATCTGGGAAGTCTTGGAGCAAGTTTAGCAG GTGGCCCCTCGTTCGCCAGCAAGCCGACCACGCCGACGGGCATGGGTGGGGGCTTCCCCCCGTCGCCGCAGAAGCCGCCGCCGCAGCCCATGGGTGGCAGCGGCTGGCAGCAGGGCACGGGCTACGGCTGGCAGGGGGCACAGCCCAAAGGCCAGCCCAGCGTGCCCCACGCCTCCCCCCAGAACAAGCCCAACTACAACGTGAGCTTCTCGGCCACGGGGGCGCAGGGCGAGCGGGGGAAAGGAGCTGCTAATGTTG ATTCCAAGCCAAAAGTGTCTGCAGATTTCGAAGATTTATTATCTGGTCAAGGCTTTAATGCTCACAAGGACAAGAAGGGCCCCAAAACAATAGCTGAGatgagaaaagaagaaatggcAAAGGAGATGGACCCTGAAAAACTAAAA GTCCTGGAGTGGATcgaagggaaggagaggaatATCAGGGCTCTGCTGTCCACCATGCACACGGTGCTGTGGGCAGGGGAGACCAAGTGGAAGCCTGTGAGTATGGCAGACCTGGTGACTCCAGAGCAGGTGAAGAAGGTGTACAGGCGGGCTGTGCTCGTCGTTCACCCCGACAAG GCTACTGGGCAGCCATATGAACAATATGCAAAGATGATATTTATGGAGCTGAACGATGCCTGGTCAGAATTTGAAAACCAAGGACAAAAACCCTTGTACTAG
- the DNAJC6 gene encoding auxilin isoform X2 — MHGPEQQGASSPDMESSYGGGLLDMVKGGAGRLFSNLKDNLKDTLKDTSSKVMQSVASYTKGELDISYITSRIIVMSFPAEGVELGFRNHIEDVRTFLDSRHPDHYTVFNLSPKYYRSAKFHNRVSECSWPVRQAPSLHNLYAVCKNMHNWLQQNPKNVCVIHCMDGRAASAVLVSAMFCFCHLFSHPGPAVQLLNTKRPGIILWPSHRRYIGYICDLIADKPVIPHCKPLTIKSVTLSPVPCFNKQRNGCRPFCDILSGETRILTTSQEYERMKEYRVQEGKVLIPLGATVHGDVVVSVYHMRSTIGGRLQAKMTNTQIFQIQFHTGFIALGTTTLKFTKPELDACDSPDKYPQLFHVILDIEIQSADRQTELTPPWENFTTKDINPSILFSSHQEHQDTLALAGRGATDSPQDNIRNVGQSAFFSSLSWQDQKSDKSSSHPTSEDRAALVHEESEQSDDELLSLSSQHSNASGDKPHGTPKHSKKQQEPPAAPPPEDVDLLGLDGSPMSKSFPSQPSAAPSNSDLLNDLFGVGGPSSQSPAGAAAAAEEVFHVGAPGSVQSTPRRSAASASPCPSPRVGEATAFDPFGSSPKQTGPDLLGSFLGSSAVPGDPFLQATRSPSPTVHSDPFHMASSTPTVSIQPDVSSGWDWPNKAGGLGMGSKSAATSPTGSLHSTPTHQAKPQTLDPFADLGSLGASLAGGPSFASKPTTPTGMGGGFPPSPQKPPPQPMGGSGWQQGTGYGWQGAQPKGQPSVPHASPQNKPNYNVSFSATGAQGERGKGAANVDSKPKVSADFEDLLSGQGFNAHKDKKGPKTIAEMRKEEMAKEMDPEKLKVLEWIEGKERNIRALLSTMHTVLWAGETKWKPVSMADLVTPEQVKKVYRRAVLVVHPDKATGQPYEQYAKMIFMELNDAWSEFENQGQKPLY; from the exons GTGCCTCGTCACCAGACATGGAGTCCAGCTATGGGGGAGGCCTGCTGGACATGGTGaaaggaggagcaggcaggCTCTTCAGCAACCTGAAGGACAACCTGAAGGACACCCTGAAGGACACTTCCTCCAAGGTCATGCAGTCTGTGGCCAG TTACACCAAGGGAGAGCTGGATATTTCCTACATTACCTCAAGGATCATAG TGATGTCTTTTCCTGCTGAGGGCGTGGAGCTGGGATTCAGGAACCACATTGAGGATGTCAGGACGTTCCTGGACTCCAGGCACCCCGACCACTACACCGTGTTCAACTTGTCACCCAAATATTATCGCAGTGCCAAGTTCCACAACAGG gtgtccgAGTGCAGCTGGCCCGTCCGGCAGGCGCCCAGCCTGCACAACCTCTACGCTGTGTGCAAGAACATGCACAACTGGCTGCAGCAGAACCCCAAAAACGTCTGTGTCATCCACTGCATG GACGGCCGTGCAGCCTCAGCAGTTCTGGTCAGTGCAATGTTCTGTTTCTGTCACCTGTTCTCCcatcctggccctgctgtgcagctgctgaaCACAAAGAGACCTGGAATTATACTGTGGCCATCTCACAGGAG GTACATAGGGTACATTTGTGACCTAATAGCTGACAAACCTGTCATCCCCCACTGCAAACCACTCACGATCAAGTCAGTCACcctcagccctgtcccctgcTTCAACAAGCAGCGCAACGGCTGCCGGCCCTTCTGCGACATCCTCAGCGGAGAGACCAGGATCCTCACCACCTCCCAGGAGTATGAGAGGATGAA AGAATACCGTGTGCAGGAAGGGAAGGTGCTGATCCCACTGGGAGCCACTGTCCATGGAGATGTTGTTGTCTCTGTCTACCACATGAGATCGACCATCGGGGGACGTCTCCAAGCCAAA atgaCCAACACACAAATATTCCAAATTCAATTTCATACCGGATTCATAGCCCTAGGAACAACCACTCTCAAATTCACCAA GCCTGAGCTGGATGCCTGTGACTCTCCAGACAAATATCCTCAGCTCTTTCATGTTATACTGGACATAGAAATACAGTCTGCAGACAGACAAACTGAATTAACTCCCCCATGGGAGAACTTCACAACAAAAGACATCAATCCCTCCATTCTCTTCTCCTCCCACCAGGAGCACCAGGACACTCTTGCTTTGGCAG gtagaGGTGCCACAGATTCCCCCCAGGATAACATCAGGAACGTTGGGCAGAGTGCATTCTTCTCCTCCCTCAGCTGGCAAG ATCAGAAATCTGACAAAAGTAGCTCTCACCCCACCTCAGAGGATCGAGCAGCGTTGGTGCATGAGGAAAGCGAACAGTCAGATGACGAACTCTTGTCCCTTTCCAGTCAGCACAGTAATGCCAGCGGTGACAAGCCCCACGGGACacccaaacacagcaaaaagcagcaagagcctccagcagcacctccccCTGAAGACGTGGACCTGCTGGGCCTGGATGGCAGCCCCATGAGCAAGAGCTTTCCCTCgcagcccagcgctgcccccTCTAACTCTGACCTGCTGAATGATTTGTTTGGGGTCGGAGGGCCGAgctcccagagccctgctggagctgctgctgctgctgaggaggttTTCCACGTGGGCGCACCTGGATCTGTGCAGTCGACCCCGCGGCGCTCAGCAGCTTCGGCATCCCCGTGCCCGTCCCCGAGGGTAGGAGAAG CCACTGCCTTTGATCCTTTTGGAAGTAGCCCCAAACAAACTGGTCCAGACCTCCTGGGCTCCTTCCTTGGCTCATCAGCTGTCCCTGGGGATCCTTTCCTTCAAGCCACAAGAAGCCCTTCACCAACTGTGCACAGCGATCCCTTTCACATGG CATCGAGCACTCCAACGGTTTCCATCCAACCAGATGTTTCCAGTGGTTGGGACTGGCCCAACAAAGCAG gTGGTCTAGGAATGGGAAGTAAGTCTGCTGCCACCAGTCCTACAGGATCCCTCCACAGCACTCCCACTCATCAGGCTAAACCCCAAACACTGGATCCATTTGCTGATCTGGGAAGTCTTGGAGCAAGTTTAGCAG GTGGCCCCTCGTTCGCCAGCAAGCCGACCACGCCGACGGGCATGGGTGGGGGCTTCCCCCCGTCGCCGCAGAAGCCGCCGCCGCAGCCCATGGGTGGCAGCGGCTGGCAGCAGGGCACGGGCTACGGCTGGCAGGGGGCACAGCCCAAAGGCCAGCCCAGCGTGCCCCACGCCTCCCCCCAGAACAAGCCCAACTACAACGTGAGCTTCTCGGCCACGGGGGCGCAGGGCGAGCGGGGGAAAGGAGCTGCTAATGTTG ATTCCAAGCCAAAAGTGTCTGCAGATTTCGAAGATTTATTATCTGGTCAAGGCTTTAATGCTCACAAGGACAAGAAGGGCCCCAAAACAATAGCTGAGatgagaaaagaagaaatggcAAAGGAGATGGACCCTGAAAAACTAAAA GTCCTGGAGTGGATcgaagggaaggagaggaatATCAGGGCTCTGCTGTCCACCATGCACACGGTGCTGTGGGCAGGGGAGACCAAGTGGAAGCCTGTGAGTATGGCAGACCTGGTGACTCCAGAGCAGGTGAAGAAGGTGTACAGGCGGGCTGTGCTCGTCGTTCACCCCGACAAG GCTACTGGGCAGCCATATGAACAATATGCAAAGATGATATTTATGGAGCTGAACGATGCCTGGTCAGAATTTGAAAACCAAGGACAAAAACCCTTGTACTAG
- the LEPROT gene encoding leptin receptor gene-related protein, producing the protein MAGVKALVALSFSGAIGLTFLMLGCALEYYGVYWPLFVLIFYFICPIPHFIAKRVGDDSDAASSACRELAYFFTTGIVVSAFGFPIILARVEAIKWGACGLVLAGNAVIFLTILGFFLVFGRGDDFSWEQW; encoded by the exons ATGGCGGGCGTGAAAG CTCTCGTGGCCCTGTCCTTCAGCGGAGCCATCGGGCTGACGTTCCTCATGCTGGGCTGCGCCCTGGAGTACTACGG CGTGTACTGGCCCCTGTTTGTGTTGATATTTTACTTCATCTGCCCCATTCCCCACTTCATTGCCAAGAGAGTGGGTGATGACAGCGAtgcagccagcagtgcctgcagggagctggcCTATTTCTTCACCACAGGAATTGTTGTCTCTGCTTTTGGATTTCCCATCATCCTTGCACGCGTGGAAGCA ATCAAATGGGGAGCCTGTGGCCTGGTGCTGGCTGGCAATGCAGTCATTTTCCTTACCATTTTAGgctttttccttgtgtttggCAGAGGAGATGACTTTAGCTGGGAGCAGTGGTAG